In Arthrobacter sp. B3I4, the following proteins share a genomic window:
- a CDS encoding formate/nitrite transporter family protein — protein MSEERRRELGETDAPVEQELKESFDKTIGEGAERLHRTMRNILVTGVFGGFEVGLGIMAYLAVMHETGNHLLAGLAFSIGLIALLLAHSELFTENFLMPVAAVVAKEGSIGQLARLWGGTLVANLAGGWVFVWIVMQAFPEWSAVVSESAHHYVDAPFSLQTVALAVLGGSTITLMSRMQQGTGNDVARIVATIIGGFLLAGLQLFHSILDSLLIFAAIHSGADITYGQWLGWFGYTLLFNVLGGLILVTLLRLVRTKELIEKRRTQAPADPDAPHNA, from the coding sequence ATGAGCGAAGAACGCAGGCGGGAACTGGGGGAGACGGACGCCCCGGTGGAGCAGGAGCTCAAAGAATCGTTCGATAAGACGATCGGCGAGGGAGCGGAACGGCTTCACCGGACGATGCGCAACATCCTGGTCACCGGTGTGTTTGGCGGTTTCGAAGTCGGACTGGGAATCATGGCCTACCTCGCGGTGATGCACGAGACCGGAAACCATCTGCTGGCCGGGCTGGCCTTCAGCATCGGACTCATCGCCCTCCTCCTCGCGCACAGTGAGCTGTTCACTGAGAACTTCCTGATGCCGGTGGCCGCCGTCGTGGCGAAGGAAGGCAGCATCGGTCAGCTGGCGCGGCTCTGGGGAGGCACGCTCGTGGCGAACCTGGCCGGCGGCTGGGTCTTCGTCTGGATCGTGATGCAGGCGTTCCCGGAGTGGTCGGCAGTGGTGAGCGAGAGCGCCCACCACTACGTCGATGCTCCGTTCTCCCTGCAGACCGTGGCTTTGGCGGTACTCGGCGGCAGCACTATCACCCTGATGAGCCGGATGCAGCAGGGCACCGGCAACGATGTGGCCCGCATCGTCGCGACCATCATAGGCGGGTTCCTGCTGGCCGGGCTCCAGCTCTTCCACTCGATCCTGGACTCCTTGCTGATCTTCGCGGCCATCCACTCCGGCGCCGACATCACCTACGGGCAGTGGCTCGGCTGGTTCGGTTACACCCTGCTGTTCAACGTACTCGGCGGCCTGATTTTGGTCACCCTCCTGCGACTTGTCCGTACGAAGGAACTGATCGAAAAGCGCCGCACCCAGGCGCCGGCCGACCCCGACGCGCCCCACAACGCCTGA
- the murI gene encoding glutamate racemase, with the protein MTSASSTDPAAQAAAETAAGSTGNSRPGERPIGVFDSGVGGLTVARSIIDQLPNESILYVGDTAHGPYGPLPIAEVRANALGVMDELVDSGVKLLTIACNSASAAVLRDARERYTARYGIPVIEVIQPAVRRAVSATRNGRIGVIGTSATVGSRAYEDTFAAAPDLEITSVACPAFVPYVEAGITTGPELLAVAREYLAPLIAAGVDTVVLGCTHYPLLTGVLSFVLGENVTLVSSAEETAKDVYRALASRGLERTGTSAPEHNFIATGDAAQFEHLARRFLGPEVLSVRHVDHVAAQYPTGSLARITPEMIAAAQAAAGRPRISNFVSATVPMTGLRGSGL; encoded by the coding sequence ATGACTTCAGCATCGAGCACGGATCCGGCGGCCCAGGCTGCGGCGGAGACCGCAGCGGGCAGCACCGGTAATTCCCGGCCGGGGGAGCGCCCGATCGGCGTTTTCGATTCCGGCGTCGGTGGCCTCACCGTGGCGAGGTCGATCATCGACCAGCTCCCCAACGAGTCCATCCTTTATGTCGGCGACACCGCGCACGGGCCCTACGGGCCGCTGCCCATCGCCGAGGTCCGTGCCAACGCCCTGGGCGTGATGGACGAGCTGGTGGACTCCGGCGTCAAACTGCTCACCATTGCCTGCAACTCCGCCTCCGCCGCCGTGCTCCGCGACGCCCGGGAACGCTATACCGCGCGGTACGGCATTCCCGTGATCGAAGTGATCCAGCCCGCCGTGCGGCGGGCAGTTTCTGCCACCCGCAACGGACGGATCGGCGTCATCGGCACGTCGGCCACCGTCGGCTCGCGCGCCTATGAGGACACCTTCGCGGCGGCCCCGGACCTGGAGATCACCTCGGTGGCCTGCCCCGCCTTCGTCCCGTACGTCGAGGCCGGTATCACCACTGGACCGGAACTGCTCGCCGTCGCCCGCGAATACCTGGCACCCCTGATCGCCGCCGGGGTGGACACCGTCGTGCTCGGCTGCACCCACTACCCGCTGCTCACCGGGGTGCTTTCCTTCGTCCTCGGCGAAAACGTCACGCTGGTGTCCAGTGCGGAGGAGACCGCCAAGGACGTCTACCGTGCCCTGGCGTCGCGCGGGCTGGAACGTACCGGCACGTCCGCCCCGGAACACAACTTCATCGCCACCGGCGACGCCGCCCAGTTCGAGCACCTGGCCCGCCGCTTCCTCGGCCCGGAGGTACTCAGCGTCCGGCACGTCGACCACGTCGCGGCCCAGTACCCGACCGGCAGCCTCGCCCGCATCACCCCGGAAATGATTGCTGCCGCGCAGGCAGCCGCGGGCCGGCCGCGGATCTCCAACTTCGTCTCCGCAACCGTCCCTATGACCGGCCTGCGGGGGTCCGGTCTGTGA
- a CDS encoding MBL fold metallo-hydrolase: MKLTIVGCTGSFPGPGSPASCYLLTAHDGERSWKIVLDLGSGALGAIQRYTDLEDIDAIFLTHLHPDHCMDLCGLHVAVRWKPGGWDRGRIPVWGPAATADRMATAYGLDLDPGMHEEFDFSNWSERKPVTLGPFTVTPYAVNHPVEEAYALRVEVTEPDKDGIPVTRVLSYSGDTDSCSGLEDAARDADLFLCEAAFEEGRDDAVKDVHLTGKRAGEAAVAAGARRLLLTHIPVWTSHTKVTAEAKEVFGQHVAVAVAGVHYTV; the protein is encoded by the coding sequence GTGAAACTGACCATCGTGGGGTGCACCGGATCGTTTCCGGGGCCCGGATCGCCGGCGTCGTGCTACCTGTTGACCGCGCACGACGGCGAGCGGAGCTGGAAGATCGTGCTGGACCTGGGCAGCGGGGCGCTGGGGGCGATCCAGCGCTACACCGACCTTGAGGATATCGACGCGATCTTCCTCACCCACCTGCACCCGGATCACTGCATGGACCTGTGCGGGCTCCACGTCGCGGTGCGCTGGAAGCCGGGCGGCTGGGACCGCGGCCGGATCCCGGTCTGGGGGCCGGCCGCAACCGCTGACCGGATGGCGACCGCCTACGGCCTGGACCTGGATCCGGGCATGCACGAGGAGTTTGACTTCAGCAACTGGTCCGAGCGCAAGCCCGTAACCCTGGGACCCTTCACCGTCACCCCTTATGCGGTAAACCACCCCGTCGAGGAGGCCTACGCGCTGCGGGTGGAGGTGACGGAGCCGGACAAGGACGGCATTCCGGTGACCCGGGTGCTGAGCTATTCGGGGGACACGGACTCCTGCAGCGGCCTGGAGGACGCAGCCCGGGACGCGGACCTGTTCCTCTGCGAGGCTGCCTTCGAGGAAGGCCGGGACGATGCGGTCAAGGATGTCCACCTGACCGGCAAACGGGCCGGTGAGGCGGCTGTTGCCGCCGGGGCCCGGCGGCTGCTGCTGACCCACATCCCGGTCTGGACGTCCCATACCAAGGTGACGGCTGAGGCCAAGGAGGTCTTCGGCCAGCACGTGGCCGTGGCCGTCGCAGGGGTCCACTACACCGTCTGA
- the rph gene encoding ribonuclease PH: MTSEALTAPVLRADGRTPDQLRPISITRGWSKQAEGSALIEFGNTRVLCTASLTEGVPRWLKGEGRGWVTAEYAMLPRATNTRSARESVKGKIGGRTHEISRLIGRSLRSIIDTKALGENTIVLDCDVLQADGGTRTAAITGAYVALAEAIRFARDNKLIARNAQPLVDTIAAVSVGIIDGVPMLDLPYIEDVRAETDMNVVVTGSGKFVEVQGTAEGAPFDRDELNKLLDLALLGTEQLAAIQRETLAEAP; the protein is encoded by the coding sequence ATGACTTCCGAAGCACTGACTGCCCCCGTTCTCCGCGCCGACGGCCGAACCCCGGACCAGCTCCGCCCGATCAGCATCACCCGCGGCTGGTCCAAGCAGGCCGAAGGTTCGGCTCTGATCGAGTTCGGCAACACCCGGGTGCTGTGCACCGCGTCGCTGACCGAGGGCGTGCCGCGCTGGCTCAAGGGCGAGGGCCGCGGCTGGGTCACCGCCGAATACGCCATGCTGCCGCGCGCCACCAACACCCGTTCGGCGCGCGAATCCGTGAAAGGAAAGATCGGCGGCCGCACGCACGAAATTTCCCGCCTGATCGGCCGCTCGCTGCGCTCCATCATCGACACCAAGGCGCTGGGCGAAAACACCATAGTGCTGGACTGCGATGTCCTGCAGGCCGACGGCGGCACCCGCACCGCCGCGATCACCGGCGCCTATGTCGCGCTCGCCGAGGCCATCCGCTTCGCCCGGGACAACAAGCTGATCGCCCGCAACGCCCAGCCGCTGGTGGACACCATCGCGGCTGTTTCCGTCGGCATCATCGACGGCGTGCCGATGCTGGACCTGCCGTACATCGAGGACGTGCGCGCCGAGACCGACATGAACGTCGTCGTCACCGGCTCCGGCAAGTTCGTTGAAGTCCAGGGCACCGCCGAGGGAGCCCCGTTCGACCGCGACGAGCTCAACAAGCTGCTGGATCTGGCGCTGCTGGGCACCGAACAGCTCGCCGCCATCCAGCGCGAAACCCTGGCCGAAGCCCCGTGA
- the rdgB gene encoding RdgB/HAM1 family non-canonical purine NTP pyrophosphatase, whose protein sequence is MSGTAAADRPDRPVLVLATHNQGKLRELRELLRGQLPGLDVDTQVVDAGAVGAPDVVETGVTFAENSLLKARAVSEATGLVAIADDSGLAVDVLGGAPGIFSARWAGRHGDDAANLELLLNQLSDVPDGYRGAAFVCAAALAVPGQAGEEAREVVEYGQLEGTLLREPRGAGGFGYDPVLQPSGLDRSCAELSAEEKNAISHRGHAFRALLPAIVEALAGR, encoded by the coding sequence GTGAGCGGCACTGCGGCAGCGGACCGGCCGGACCGGCCGGTCCTGGTGCTCGCGACCCACAACCAGGGCAAGCTGAGGGAACTGCGCGAACTGCTGCGCGGGCAGCTGCCCGGCCTCGACGTCGACACGCAGGTAGTGGACGCCGGCGCCGTCGGGGCCCCCGACGTCGTCGAAACAGGGGTGACCTTTGCCGAGAACTCCCTGCTGAAGGCGCGGGCGGTGTCCGAAGCCACCGGCCTGGTCGCGATCGCCGACGACTCCGGCCTGGCCGTGGACGTCCTGGGCGGTGCGCCGGGCATCTTCTCGGCGCGCTGGGCCGGACGGCACGGCGACGACGCTGCCAACCTGGAGCTGCTGCTGAACCAGCTCTCCGACGTGCCGGACGGGTACCGCGGGGCGGCGTTCGTCTGCGCCGCGGCGCTGGCGGTACCGGGGCAGGCGGGTGAAGAGGCCCGCGAGGTCGTGGAGTACGGCCAGCTGGAGGGAACGCTGCTGCGCGAGCCGCGCGGCGCCGGCGGCTTCGGCTACGACCCGGTGCTGCAGCCCAGCGGCCTGGACCGCAGCTGCGCCGAACTCAGCGCGGAGGAGAAGAACGCCATCAGCCACCGCGGCCACGCCTTCCGGGCGCTGCTCCCGGCGATCGTGGAAGCGCTGGCGGGGAGGTAG
- a CDS encoding VTT domain-containing protein, whose product MHDFAVTTFGGAGPVQPHLASFLPDWLNPQVFLADPALAPWVVVLVCGIIFAETGLLIGFFLPGDSMLFTAGLLVATDTIKFNIWAFAALIVVSAIIGNQAGYLIGSKAGPAIFNKPDSKLFKRENVESAHAFFEKHGGKALILARFVPIIRTFVPVIVGVAQMSKRKFFLYNVIGAVLWGGGVTLLGYLLGDKVPWVRDNLDIIFIAIVLLSVIPIGIEVVRGFVAKRQAEKYGTGLVDEFIEEHAPEEERKTP is encoded by the coding sequence CTGCACGACTTTGCCGTGACCACTTTCGGCGGCGCCGGACCGGTCCAGCCGCACCTGGCTTCGTTCCTGCCCGACTGGCTTAATCCCCAGGTCTTCCTGGCCGACCCGGCCCTCGCGCCGTGGGTCGTCGTGCTGGTGTGCGGGATCATCTTCGCCGAGACCGGACTGCTGATCGGCTTCTTCCTGCCGGGCGACTCGATGCTGTTCACGGCCGGGCTGCTGGTCGCGACGGACACCATCAAATTCAACATCTGGGCGTTCGCGGCCCTGATCGTGGTTTCCGCGATCATCGGCAACCAGGCCGGCTACCTGATCGGGTCCAAGGCCGGACCGGCGATCTTCAACAAGCCCGACTCCAAGCTCTTTAAGCGCGAGAACGTGGAAAGCGCGCACGCGTTCTTCGAAAAGCACGGCGGCAAGGCGCTGATCCTGGCCCGCTTCGTCCCGATCATCCGAACCTTCGTTCCGGTGATCGTCGGCGTCGCTCAGATGAGCAAGCGGAAGTTCTTCCTCTACAACGTGATCGGCGCCGTCCTCTGGGGCGGCGGCGTCACGCTGCTCGGCTACCTGCTGGGCGACAAGGTGCCCTGGGTGCGCGACAACCTCGACATCATCTTCATTGCCATCGTGTTGCTCTCCGTCATCCCGATCGGCATCGAAGTTGTCCGCGGCTTCGTCGCCAAGCGCCAGGCCGAGAAGTACGGCACCGGGCTGGTCGATGAATTCATTGAAGAACACGCCCCGGAAGAGGAGCGCAAGACCCCCTAG
- a CDS encoding exonuclease domain-containing protein: MGLDFTAIDFETANGFRGSPCAVGLSKVRGGVVVEEASWLMRPPENHDAFDYHNVRIHGIRPEQVAGLPRFGELFPEIGAFIGDDVLAAHNAAFDLGVIRSGLEVSGLPGPAYDYVCTVMLSRRCYSLVSNSLPYAAEEAGVPLINHHDAAEDARACAGILIDIAARNGAASIAELHLSLGLALSRQPAFDPRRDPLSKATRSALEALAAGQGPAAAVRQLRAGWPEEGANPEPNMAAEPGHPLFGQTVVFTGELAIARPEAKLRSAELGARPESRVTARTTVLVVGDGFVAADLRSGRLTGKARRVLELHERGQRIEVLSEGEFLQMLGGHLAAPVARAG, from the coding sequence GTGGGTTTGGACTTTACGGCGATCGACTTCGAGACGGCCAACGGCTTCCGCGGATCGCCGTGCGCCGTCGGGCTGAGCAAGGTGCGCGGCGGCGTGGTCGTCGAGGAAGCCTCCTGGCTGATGCGGCCGCCGGAAAACCACGACGCCTTCGACTACCACAACGTGCGGATCCACGGCATCCGGCCCGAGCAGGTTGCCGGGCTGCCCCGGTTCGGTGAGCTGTTCCCCGAAATCGGCGCCTTCATCGGCGATGACGTGCTGGCAGCCCACAACGCCGCGTTCGATCTTGGCGTGATCCGGTCCGGGCTTGAGGTTTCCGGCCTGCCCGGCCCCGCCTATGACTATGTCTGCACCGTGATGCTGTCCCGCCGCTGCTATTCGCTGGTATCCAATTCGCTGCCGTACGCGGCCGAGGAAGCGGGCGTTCCGCTGATCAACCACCACGACGCCGCAGAGGACGCGCGTGCCTGCGCCGGCATCCTGATTGACATCGCAGCCCGCAACGGTGCCGCCAGCATCGCCGAGCTGCATCTCTCGCTGGGGCTGGCGCTGTCCCGCCAGCCGGCCTTCGATCCGCGCCGTGACCCGCTCTCCAAGGCCACCCGGTCCGCGCTTGAGGCTCTCGCCGCCGGCCAGGGTCCGGCCGCCGCCGTCCGCCAGCTGCGCGCCGGCTGGCCCGAGGAGGGCGCCAACCCGGAACCCAACATGGCGGCGGAACCCGGCCACCCGCTGTTCGGACAAACCGTGGTCTTTACCGGGGAGCTGGCCATCGCGCGGCCCGAGGCGAAGCTGCGCTCCGCAGAGCTCGGCGCCCGGCCCGAAAGCCGTGTCACCGCCCGGACCACCGTCCTGGTGGTGGGGGACGGCTTCGTCGCGGCGGACCTGCGCTCAGGCCGCCTGACCGGCAAGGCGCGGCGGGTTCTGGAACTGCACGAACGCGGCCAGCGCATTGAAGTCCTGTCCGAAGGGGAGTTCCTGCAGATGCTCGGCGGCCACCTCGCCGCGCCGGTGGCCCGCGCCGGGTAG
- a CDS encoding DUF4395 domain-containing protein, giving the protein MSKLMSAPAAGRRGGTDWGKVFAFPNPVNEYSARITAALVVLLSLAALLTGSGWGLAAIAAGFWLRVLFGPRISPFGVLSVKVLTPLLGRKRLVPGPPKRFAQGIGAALSTAAVIFFAAGLATAAWSLLAVLIAAASLEAFAGFCLGCAVFGLLQRRGFIPEDVCEACNNISLRRP; this is encoded by the coding sequence ATGAGCAAACTGATGTCCGCACCCGCTGCAGGCCGACGGGGCGGTACCGACTGGGGCAAGGTTTTTGCTTTTCCCAATCCCGTAAATGAGTACTCCGCGCGGATCACCGCCGCCCTGGTGGTGTTGCTGTCGCTCGCGGCGCTGCTGACCGGCTCCGGCTGGGGGCTGGCGGCCATTGCCGCCGGTTTCTGGCTGCGGGTGCTGTTCGGGCCGCGGATCTCGCCCTTCGGTGTGCTCTCGGTCAAGGTCCTGACGCCGCTGCTGGGCAGGAAACGGCTGGTCCCGGGGCCGCCGAAGCGGTTCGCGCAGGGCATCGGCGCGGCGCTGTCCACGGCTGCGGTCATCTTTTTCGCCGCCGGTCTGGCCACCGCCGCGTGGAGCCTGCTCGCCGTGCTGATCGCTGCGGCGTCCCTCGAAGCCTTCGCCGGGTTCTGCCTCGGCTGCGCAGTCTTCGGCCTGCTGCAGCGCCGCGGCTTCATCCCGGAGGACGTCTGCGAGGCCTGCAACAACATTTCGCTCAGGCGCCCGTAA
- a CDS encoding ADP-ribosylglycohydrolase family protein, whose product MSIEPGSTPEPTPAPSAAQTPTPSHESRIHGCLLGGALGDSLGYAVEFEKIDSIRAMFGPAGLRDFADLDGGSHFSDDTQMTLYTVDGLLEALEWANSGVAADTNACLWLAYLRWLGSQGVVLPDSAPFQPPRWIDGHEVLRNRRAPGNACLSGLATGEMGTVYRPVNPDSKGCGTVMRSAPFGLLPYIGADEVYKMSADAAALTHGHPSARQSAGVFSLLVHALANGRSLQDAASAALEQLQEGRLPRGEQPDSDLIDRLATAQRLAAAASGAGQLSAEDLVAELGEGWVAEEALAVAVYAVLATAPATAAAGPGPEEHFRAAIAVAVNHSGDSDSTASIAGNILGTYYGKECLPADWLEALEAPEVIRGMAARLAAVTGV is encoded by the coding sequence ATGAGCATCGAACCCGGCAGCACCCCCGAACCGACTCCTGCACCCTCCGCTGCACAGACCCCAACGCCGTCGCACGAATCACGCATCCACGGCTGCCTGCTCGGCGGGGCACTGGGTGATTCGCTCGGGTACGCCGTCGAGTTCGAAAAGATTGACTCGATCCGGGCGATGTTCGGACCTGCGGGTTTGCGGGACTTCGCGGACCTCGACGGCGGCAGCCACTTCTCCGACGACACGCAGATGACGCTGTATACGGTGGACGGTCTGCTGGAAGCCCTGGAGTGGGCCAACTCGGGCGTCGCTGCCGACACAAATGCCTGCCTCTGGCTTGCCTACCTGCGCTGGCTCGGCAGCCAGGGCGTGGTGCTGCCGGATTCCGCACCGTTCCAGCCGCCGCGCTGGATCGACGGCCACGAGGTGCTGCGAAACCGCCGGGCGCCGGGAAATGCGTGCCTGAGCGGGCTGGCCACCGGGGAAATGGGCACGGTGTACCGGCCGGTCAACCCGGATTCGAAGGGCTGCGGCACGGTGATGCGCTCGGCCCCGTTTGGTTTGCTTCCCTACATCGGCGCGGACGAGGTATACAAAATGAGCGCGGATGCGGCGGCGCTGACCCACGGGCACCCCTCGGCGCGGCAAAGCGCGGGCGTCTTCAGCCTGCTGGTCCACGCCCTCGCCAACGGTCGGAGCCTGCAGGACGCGGCCTCCGCGGCGCTCGAGCAGCTGCAGGAAGGCAGGCTGCCGCGGGGTGAGCAACCGGATTCCGATCTGATTGACCGGCTGGCGACGGCGCAGCGGCTCGCTGCCGCGGCGTCCGGCGCCGGTCAGCTCTCCGCAGAGGACCTGGTAGCCGAACTGGGCGAAGGGTGGGTTGCCGAGGAGGCGCTCGCCGTCGCGGTGTACGCTGTGCTCGCCACGGCCCCGGCGACGGCGGCAGCCGGCCCCGGCCCCGAGGAGCACTTCCGGGCGGCGATCGCCGTGGCGGTGAACCACAGCGGCGACAGCGATTCCACCGCCTCGATCGCGGGCAACATCCTGGGCACGTATTACGGTAAGGAGTGCCTGCCGGCGGACTGGCTGGAGGCGCTCGAAGCCCCCGAGGTCATCCGGGGCATGGCCGCACGGCTGGCGGCAGTTACGGGCGTCTGA
- a CDS encoding DUF202 domain-containing protein has translation MSAPAQRDPGLQPERTSLAWRRTLLALVVVDLLIWRSWAHDVGAASGGGADLSGVSVLTAMAATMVLAGCVWVRGHELRRGTAEAPAVLVRCAAAAVVALAGSTVAALALAR, from the coding sequence GTGAGCGCTCCGGCGCAGCGCGACCCTGGGCTGCAGCCCGAACGCACCTCGCTGGCGTGGCGGCGGACGCTGCTGGCGCTCGTCGTCGTGGACCTGCTGATCTGGCGGAGCTGGGCGCACGACGTGGGCGCGGCGTCCGGGGGCGGCGCCGACCTCTCGGGCGTGAGCGTGCTTACCGCAATGGCCGCCACCATGGTGCTGGCGGGGTGCGTGTGGGTCCGCGGACACGAGCTGCGGCGCGGTACCGCGGAAGCTCCGGCTGTCCTGGTGCGCTGTGCGGCCGCTGCCGTCGTCGCCCTGGCGGGCAGCACGGTCGCGGCGCTGGCGCTGGCGCGCTAA
- a CDS encoding MIP/aquaporin family protein, whose product MTLQVQAREPGSQPSANPDWRPSLPARLSAEALGTLFVVVVGLGVPLFAVPQYNPMSASLAAGLALTAAMLAFGYLSGGHYNPAVTVGHLIAGRIRLADAAAYLGAQLAGALLGALALFGVLRTVPKLNGTQSAFDTVASGFDARSVIQVPMPGVLLVEVLGAALLVAVFLGTTAGRNPGRAAAPFAVGLSWATLLQLGQSVGNAPFNPARATAAAVFSSPDALGQLWLFWVAPLVGAALAGLVFRGFAPPPVSSSTVSADTVDDMDDGRDRTEADEPTEVDAPAPVPAPAPVPAPAPPADEAREFFDKRTP is encoded by the coding sequence ATGACTCTGCAAGTGCAGGCCCGCGAACCCGGCAGCCAGCCGTCCGCCAACCCCGACTGGCGCCCGAGCCTCCCGGCCCGGCTGTCCGCCGAGGCCCTGGGCACCTTGTTCGTCGTGGTGGTGGGCCTGGGCGTGCCGTTGTTCGCCGTTCCGCAGTACAACCCGATGTCCGCCTCCCTGGCGGCCGGTCTGGCCCTCACCGCCGCCATGCTCGCCTTCGGCTACCTCTCCGGCGGCCACTACAACCCGGCCGTGACGGTGGGACACCTGATCGCCGGGCGCATTCGGCTGGCCGACGCCGCCGCCTACCTCGGCGCCCAGCTGGCCGGCGCTTTGCTCGGTGCCTTGGCGCTCTTCGGCGTGCTGCGCACTGTTCCCAAGCTCAACGGCACCCAGAGCGCCTTCGACACGGTCGCGTCGGGCTTCGACGCCCGCTCGGTCATCCAGGTGCCGATGCCAGGGGTGCTGCTGGTCGAGGTGCTCGGCGCCGCCCTGCTGGTGGCGGTTTTTCTCGGCACCACGGCGGGACGCAACCCGGGAAGGGCCGCTGCACCGTTTGCCGTCGGTTTGAGCTGGGCCACGCTGCTGCAGCTGGGACAGAGCGTTGGCAACGCGCCCTTCAACCCTGCCCGCGCCACTGCCGCGGCGGTGTTCAGCAGCCCGGATGCCCTGGGCCAGCTGTGGTTGTTCTGGGTCGCTCCGCTGGTCGGTGCAGCATTGGCCGGGCTGGTGTTCCGCGGCTTCGCCCCGCCACCGGTGAGCTCGTCCACGGTGTCCGCGGACACCGTGGACGACATGGACGACGGCCGAGACCGCACGGAGGCGGACGAGCCGACCGAGGTGGACGCACCCGCGCCGGTTCCTGCCCCCGCGCCGGTTCCTGCCCCCGCGCCGCCGGCCGACGAGGCCCGGGAGTTCTTCGACAAGCGCACTCCGTAA
- a CDS encoding exonuclease SbcCD subunit D translates to MRLLHTSDWHLGRSFHGLGMLEAQRAFVDQLLDVVRKQSVDVVLIAGDVYDRALPGVDVVHLLDDALVRITAAGAKVVLTSGNHDSAIRLGFASRLLERGGVHLRTRLAELDTPLLLPLDGDDAGPVLAIYGIPWLEPRLVAAGLGVETASHFEVTRAATELVRADVAARSEGRTVHSVVLAHTFASGGISSDSERDLSIGGVGAVPLDLFDGFSYVALGHLHGRQTLSPTVRYSGSPLAYSFSEAKHQKGGWLIDVAAEGVTAVTEVLWEAPRTLAVLRGRLEELLAVEEFAWAEGAYCQITLTDAQRPAQAMERLRARFPDTLVLGFDPEGAAASPKTSYSRRLAESVDDLSICCGFLEHVRGRTAEDAESAVLAEVLEAVRLEEVSR, encoded by the coding sequence ATGCGGTTATTGCACACCTCGGACTGGCATTTGGGCCGGTCCTTCCACGGACTCGGAATGCTCGAAGCGCAGCGCGCGTTCGTGGACCAGCTCCTCGACGTCGTCCGTAAACAGTCGGTCGATGTTGTCCTCATTGCAGGTGACGTCTATGACCGCGCCCTGCCCGGCGTGGATGTCGTCCATCTGCTGGACGATGCCCTGGTACGGATCACCGCCGCCGGTGCAAAAGTGGTCCTCACCAGCGGCAACCACGACTCAGCCATCCGGCTCGGGTTCGCTTCCCGCCTGCTCGAGCGCGGGGGAGTGCACCTGCGCACCCGCCTCGCCGAACTCGACACGCCGCTGCTGCTGCCGCTCGACGGGGACGACGCCGGTCCCGTCCTGGCCATCTACGGCATTCCCTGGCTTGAGCCCCGGCTGGTCGCCGCCGGGCTGGGCGTCGAAACGGCCAGCCACTTCGAGGTCACCCGCGCCGCCACCGAACTGGTCCGCGCCGACGTTGCGGCCCGGTCGGAGGGCCGGACCGTCCATTCCGTCGTGCTGGCCCACACCTTCGCCAGCGGCGGGATCAGCTCCGACAGCGAACGGGACCTGAGCATCGGTGGAGTGGGTGCCGTTCCGCTGGATCTCTTCGACGGCTTCAGCTACGTCGCCCTCGGCCACCTGCACGGCCGGCAGACGCTCTCACCCACGGTCCGCTACTCCGGCTCGCCGCTGGCCTACTCGTTCTCTGAGGCGAAGCACCAAAAAGGCGGCTGGCTCATCGACGTGGCGGCGGAGGGTGTCACTGCCGTCACGGAAGTGCTGTGGGAGGCTCCGCGCACCCTCGCGGTGCTGCGCGGCAGGCTGGAGGAGCTGCTCGCGGTGGAGGAGTTCGCCTGGGCAGAGGGCGCCTATTGCCAGATCACGCTGACCGACGCGCAGCGCCCGGCCCAGGCGATGGAACGGCTGCGTGCCCGCTTTCCCGACACTCTGGTACTCGGCTTTGACCCGGAGGGCGCAGCGGCGTCCCCGAAGACCAGCTACAGCCGCAGGCTGGCCGAGTCGGTGGACGACCTCTCGATCTGCTGCGGCTTCCTGGAGCACGTCCGGGGCCGCACCGCCGAGGACGCCGAATCTGCCGTCCTGGCTGAAGTGCTCGAGGCTGTCCGGCTGGAAGAGGTGTCCCGGTGA